The following are encoded in a window of uncultured Sphaerochaeta sp. genomic DNA:
- a CDS encoding sugar ABC transporter permease — translation MGLKKYRGIEKKQARWGFFFVVPSMLFFSLFSFYPIINAFYTSFFDKRALSKAPPAFLGLGNYIRLFDPSRAASELSFLNSLRATLVFTVGTFIPLLIISLLLAVFISNLGSRKAKKFLQIAYYTPAILSSVVAATIWMIIFDPRGLGNQWVNALMNTPGVDHRWLVDPVMEQVSTMVIYFWKYIGYFVILFITGLASIPPTIYEAATIDGASKNQVFWRITLPLLKPTVVLVSVMAMLQCLKTFSTQYMLYTNGAPRAPINVITFNIYVTGIQQQYLGRASAMSVVLFVLMLLLTLLQFNTTKSEQVEY, via the coding sequence ATGGGTTTGAAAAAATACCGAGGCATCGAGAAAAAACAGGCTCGGTGGGGATTCTTCTTCGTGGTTCCCTCCATGCTTTTTTTCTCCCTGTTCAGTTTTTATCCGATTATCAACGCCTTTTACACCAGTTTCTTCGATAAGCGTGCGCTGAGCAAGGCTCCGCCGGCATTCCTGGGTTTGGGAAACTACATCAGGCTCTTCGATCCCAGCCGTGCAGCGAGTGAGCTTTCTTTTCTCAATAGCTTGAGAGCCACATTGGTCTTTACGGTAGGGACATTCATCCCTCTCTTGATTATCAGCCTCTTGCTTGCCGTGTTTATCAGCAATCTCGGTAGCAGAAAGGCAAAGAAATTCCTACAGATTGCATATTATACCCCTGCAATCCTATCCAGTGTGGTTGCAGCAACCATCTGGATGATCATCTTTGACCCAAGAGGATTGGGAAACCAGTGGGTCAATGCCCTGATGAATACCCCGGGAGTCGACCACCGCTGGCTTGTGGACCCTGTCATGGAACAGGTCTCCACCATGGTCATCTACTTCTGGAAATACATAGGCTATTTTGTCATTCTCTTCATCACCGGGTTGGCTTCCATCCCCCCCACCATCTATGAAGCTGCAACCATCGATGGGGCAAGCAAGAACCAGGTGTTCTGGCGTATCACGCTTCCCCTGCTCAAACCTACGGTGGTATTGGTCTCTGTCATGGCAATGTTGCAGTGCCTGAAGACATTCAGCACCCAGTATATGCTGTACACCAACGGGGCGCCACGTGCCCCAATCAATGTAATCACATTCAATATCTATGTAACCGGTATCCAGCAACAGTACCTTGGCAGGGCAAGCGCAATGAGTGTCGTGCTCTTCGTTCTGATGTTGTTGCTTACCTTGTTGCAGTTCAATACAACCAAAAGTGAACAGGTGGAGTACTAG
- a CDS encoding HAD-IA family hydrolase — protein sequence MFEFLSTDLKEGDADFSVLGSFADHLVFSPPKDSFSRYLFISRSETARNEARSKGMGVLDWEGSLEAHTIETLLATYDPVLSDKHTLLLFDMGNVVVNNISMLGKISRLLGIEKQALIADYLHYDFPLMEGVVSEEQYWQHITHVFGLPVDGNPFADVFKPVFNDPVVSLIRSLRSEGKRVVCASNTIQSHWEILEEMGALALFDKVYASHEMGLSKPSLQFYASILEEEGVSAEQAFFIDDRKDNIQGSRSLGIASLLYADLPTGTKDERLSRVFRGYLPRP from the coding sequence ATGTTTGAATTTCTCTCTACTGATCTGAAAGAAGGGGATGCGGATTTTTCGGTGCTGGGATCTTTCGCTGACCATCTGGTTTTCAGTCCCCCAAAGGATTCCTTCTCCCGTTACCTCTTTATAAGCAGGTCGGAGACTGCCCGCAATGAAGCAAGGTCGAAGGGAATGGGAGTACTCGATTGGGAAGGGTCCCTTGAAGCACATACGATTGAAACCTTGCTGGCAACGTACGATCCTGTTCTCAGCGACAAGCACACGCTTTTGCTTTTCGACATGGGTAATGTGGTAGTGAACAATATCTCAATGCTTGGGAAGATTTCCCGCCTCTTGGGAATCGAGAAACAAGCACTCATTGCTGATTATCTCCATTACGATTTTCCCTTGATGGAAGGCGTGGTCTCTGAAGAGCAGTACTGGCAGCATATCACGCATGTCTTTGGGCTGCCTGTTGATGGTAATCCGTTTGCCGATGTGTTCAAGCCAGTGTTCAACGACCCTGTAGTTTCCCTGATACGATCATTGCGCTCAGAAGGGAAGCGGGTGGTATGTGCAAGTAATACCATCCAAAGTCATTGGGAAATACTTGAGGAAATGGGAGCGCTTGCATTGTTCGACAAAGTCTATGCCTCCCATGAGATGGGTTTGAGCAAGCCATCGCTTCAGTTCTATGCAAGCATACTTGAAGAAGAAGGCGTCTCTGCAGAGCAGGCGTTTTTCATCGATGACAGGAAGGACAACATACAGGGCAGCAGGAGCCTTGGTATTGCAAGCCTCCTCTATGCAGACCTCCCCACGGGAACAAAGGATGAGAGGCTTTCCAGAGTCTTTAGAGGGTATCTACCTCGTCCCTGA
- a CDS encoding carbohydrate ABC transporter permease, whose protein sequence is MKQISKKIHGNNIVIWMILTLMLLFTLTPIIFMISASMMERTQIMRMPFSWIPESFNSENFIKAVAGNDQTFIFVRNLSNSLFVSVTVAITTVLIASLTGYGLAKFRFRGRNTIFIMIMATMMIPFEAIMIPLYMVVMMLRIQNTYTGLILPFLVSAFGVFQMRQYLTTFPTEFLDAARVDGMGEFGIYWRIVLPNCMPVIATLSILSFRSQWDNLLWPLLVSQSEKMKTIPQYISSFALERNTDEGAMMAAALLASIPMFVLFMSLTKYFIGGSAVYESRKG, encoded by the coding sequence ATGAAGCAGATATCCAAGAAAATACACGGCAACAACATCGTCATCTGGATGATCTTGACTCTGATGCTTTTGTTTACCCTGACCCCGATCATCTTCATGATCAGCGCATCCATGATGGAGAGAACCCAGATCATGCGCATGCCGTTCTCATGGATTCCCGAATCCTTCAACAGTGAGAACTTCATCAAGGCAGTTGCTGGAAATGATCAGACATTCATATTTGTCAGAAATCTCTCCAACTCACTCTTCGTGAGTGTTACGGTGGCCATTACCACTGTCCTGATTGCAAGCCTCACCGGCTATGGTTTGGCAAAATTCCGGTTTCGTGGACGAAATACCATCTTTATCATGATCATGGCCACCATGATGATTCCCTTTGAGGCGATCATGATCCCGCTCTATATGGTTGTCATGATGCTCAGGATCCAGAATACCTATACCGGTTTGATTCTTCCCTTCCTGGTTAGTGCCTTTGGTGTATTCCAGATGCGCCAGTACCTTACCACGTTTCCCACAGAATTCCTTGACGCTGCTCGTGTCGATGGGATGGGGGAGTTTGGGATCTATTGGAGGATTGTCCTGCCAAACTGTATGCCGGTTATCGCAACGCTCTCCATTCTCTCCTTCCGTAGTCAGTGGGACAATCTACTCTGGCCGCTCTTGGTGAGCCAGAGCGAGAAGATGAAGACGATTCCGCAGTACATAAGTTCCTTTGCGCTTGAGCGTAACACCGATGAAGGTGCAATGATGGCTGCAGCCCTGCTTGCATCGATCCCCATGTTTGTACTATTCATGTCATTGACCAAGTATTTCATTGGTGGGTCGGCAGTCTATGAGTCAAGGAAGGGTTGA
- the ilvC gene encoding ketol-acid reductoisomerase translates to MSTMYYDSQADLSVLDGKKVAIIGYGSQGHAHALNLHESGVDVVVGLYKGSKSWKIAEEAGLQVATAEEASAMAQVIMMLLPDERQAKIYHDSIEKNLTAGKYLAFAHGFNIHFGQIAPPSDVNVIMIAPKGPGHTVRTQFQEGKGVPSLIAINQDPSGDSKDVALAYAKGLGAGRAGIFETTFKEETETDLFGEQAVLCGGVTALIKAGFDTLVEAGYQPEMAYFECCHEMKLIVDLINQGGLSYMRYSISDTAEYGDYTTGPKIITDETKKSMKQVLTDIQEGTFARNWLLENQVGRPYFNAKKRIEKESLLEKTGEKLRSLMSWLKK, encoded by the coding sequence ATGAGCACAATGTACTATGATTCACAGGCAGATCTCTCAGTTCTAGACGGCAAAAAAGTTGCCATCATCGGATATGGCAGCCAAGGCCATGCACACGCATTGAACCTGCACGAGAGTGGGGTGGATGTTGTCGTAGGTCTCTACAAAGGTTCAAAGAGCTGGAAGATTGCTGAAGAAGCAGGCTTGCAGGTTGCAACCGCTGAGGAAGCAAGTGCCATGGCTCAGGTCATCATGATGTTGCTGCCGGATGAGAGGCAGGCAAAGATCTACCATGACAGTATCGAGAAAAATCTGACTGCAGGCAAATACCTCGCATTCGCACATGGATTCAATATCCACTTTGGACAGATTGCACCTCCTTCTGACGTGAACGTTATCATGATCGCACCAAAGGGTCCTGGCCACACGGTCCGCACCCAGTTCCAGGAAGGCAAGGGCGTTCCTTCCCTGATTGCAATCAACCAGGATCCCAGCGGTGATTCCAAGGATGTGGCACTTGCCTATGCAAAGGGCCTTGGTGCAGGTCGTGCAGGTATCTTTGAAACCACATTCAAGGAAGAGACAGAGACCGACCTCTTTGGTGAACAGGCTGTGCTTTGTGGTGGTGTAACCGCCTTGATCAAGGCTGGATTCGACACCTTGGTGGAAGCCGGCTACCAGCCTGAGATGGCATATTTTGAGTGTTGCCATGAGATGAAGCTGATCGTTGACTTGATCAACCAGGGCGGACTCTCTTACATGCGTTACTCAATCAGCGATACCGCTGAGTACGGGGATTACACAACAGGTCCAAAGATCATCACCGATGAGACCAAGAAATCCATGAAGCAGGTCCTTACAGACATCCAGGAAGGGACATTTGCCCGCAACTGGCTGCTTGAGAACCAGGTTGGCCGACCCTACTTCAATGCAAAAAAGCGTATTGAAAAGGAAAGTCTGTTGGAGAAGACAGGTGAAAAGCTTCGCTCACTGATGAGCTGGCTGAAAAAGTAA
- a CDS encoding sensor histidine kinase produces the protein MKFTWGNHHKPNLFTLLFLYFLIVLIVPLGLFSAYYALAGNTNQERYLMRQAMNMTTRDASTVAQALESYRHKAYQLSTNPLVVEILKADILEAESSQSRELYELLFTVMHGDIYLASANLVSNSGKVRVSTHVFPEVYDLRYQGNDWDMASIINQNSQVSPTASLISIQSHRIAENGRQVVASILRRVYDQEGTNLGYLVVDMYADALSPQVNSDHVLTDMLLVDTKSFYATSLVHPERFGSFDRFPALNSLEGDYTPRSLPSDTSIIAISPIGNTGLHLVGSLSSAPFFQSMENWLSAFSTTMIIGVVLALGLSYLFSRSIARPIKNLAKRMREVEQGELEHREVSSAIREFSQLEHSFNVMIKQIISLLDLTREEQAKLSEAERKALESQMNPHFLFNTLNTIKALARLHGEEDIYTITVKLGKLLRSSIDNRESEATLEQSMALIESYLTIQKLRFADKLTTEIYLDPSCKHIKTPKLIIQPLVENAIIHGLEPKVGSWNLSVRVERTEERISITVVDDGVGFPPDRLPDNLDELANSPHVGVYNVYRRLFLKYGRKLHFSLKSKEGEGTWATISFPDEEAIKEEMQ, from the coding sequence ATGAAATTCACCTGGGGCAATCATCACAAGCCAAACCTATTCACACTGCTCTTTCTCTACTTCCTTATCGTTCTTATTGTTCCATTGGGACTGTTCTCTGCCTATTATGCACTTGCAGGGAATACGAATCAAGAACGGTATCTGATGAGACAGGCAATGAATATGACCACTCGTGATGCCAGTACCGTTGCCCAAGCCCTTGAATCCTATCGCCATAAAGCATACCAACTCTCCACCAACCCCTTGGTTGTGGAGATACTCAAGGCAGATATCCTTGAAGCAGAATCGTCACAAAGCCGCGAGTTGTATGAGCTGCTATTTACCGTCATGCATGGAGATATCTACCTTGCCAGCGCAAATCTTGTCAGCAATAGTGGGAAGGTCAGGGTCTCCACCCATGTCTTTCCCGAGGTCTACGACCTACGCTACCAGGGCAATGACTGGGACATGGCTTCCATCATAAACCAGAACAGCCAGGTTTCCCCTACTGCAAGTCTGATCAGCATCCAGAGTCATAGGATAGCAGAAAACGGAAGACAGGTTGTCGCTTCCATCCTTCGTCGTGTCTATGACCAGGAGGGGACAAACCTTGGCTACCTTGTGGTGGATATGTATGCAGATGCACTCTCCCCCCAGGTAAACAGTGACCATGTCCTCACTGACATGCTGCTGGTCGACACCAAGTCCTTTTATGCTACCAGCCTCGTTCATCCTGAGCGTTTTGGATCCTTCGACCGTTTTCCGGCGCTCAATTCACTTGAAGGCGATTACACTCCCCGCTCACTTCCCTCTGACACCTCCATCATAGCTATCTCACCGATTGGGAATACCGGCCTCCATCTGGTAGGTTCACTCAGCAGCGCACCCTTCTTCCAGAGCATGGAAAACTGGTTGTCCGCTTTCAGTACCACTATGATTATTGGTGTGGTGCTTGCTTTGGGGCTCTCCTACCTGTTCTCTCGTTCGATTGCACGCCCGATCAAGAATCTTGCAAAGCGTATGAGAGAGGTGGAACAGGGGGAACTGGAGCATCGGGAAGTCAGCAGTGCTATACGCGAATTCAGCCAGCTGGAACACTCATTCAATGTCATGATCAAGCAGATCATCAGCCTCCTTGACCTAACCCGTGAAGAGCAGGCCAAACTGAGTGAAGCGGAAAGGAAGGCTCTTGAGAGCCAGATGAATCCCCATTTCCTCTTCAATACCCTCAATACGATCAAGGCACTGGCACGTCTCCATGGTGAAGAGGATATCTACACCATTACCGTCAAGCTGGGAAAACTGCTCCGTTCCTCAATCGATAACAGGGAGAGTGAGGCAACACTTGAACAGAGTATGGCGCTTATAGAGTCCTACCTCACCATCCAGAAGCTACGATTTGCTGACAAACTGACTACCGAAATATACCTAGATCCCAGCTGCAAGCATATAAAAACCCCAAAGCTCATCATCCAGCCATTGGTTGAGAATGCAATCATCCATGGATTGGAACCGAAGGTGGGAAGCTGGAATCTCAGTGTCCGTGTGGAAAGAACAGAAGAGAGAATATCCATCACAGTTGTTGATGATGGAGTCGGATTCCCTCCTGATCGCTTGCCTGACAACCTTGACGAACTTGCCAACTCGCCACACGTTGGTGTATACAATGTATATAGAAGATTATTTCTCAAATATGGAAGGAAGCTGCACTTCTCCCTGAAATCGAAAGAGGGTGAAGGGACTTGGGCGACTATCTCCTTCCCGGACGAAGAAGCAATAAAGGAAGAGATGCAATGA
- the ilvN gene encoding acetolactate synthase small subunit → MNTKEKRYTLAILVNNHPGVLMRVVSLFSRRGYNIDSLSVGETENEEFSRITIVVSGDRPVVEQIKKQVGKLYDVKRVYEMAGEKSLQRELVMVKVSTRHDDRSQVIELAEIFKAKINDVTSSTITLEMTGSLDKIQSFLDLMAPFGIVEMARTGITALERGARALSSIGFSEDEE, encoded by the coding sequence ATGAATACCAAAGAAAAACGTTACACACTGGCAATTCTGGTTAATAACCATCCTGGTGTACTCATGCGTGTTGTATCGCTGTTCAGTCGCAGAGGCTACAACATTGACAGCCTCTCGGTTGGTGAGACCGAAAATGAGGAATTCAGCCGAATCACCATTGTGGTCAGCGGAGACCGGCCGGTTGTTGAACAGATCAAGAAACAGGTCGGCAAGCTGTATGATGTGAAGCGGGTCTATGAGATGGCAGGGGAGAAAAGCCTTCAGCGTGAGCTGGTGATGGTCAAGGTCTCCACCAGGCATGATGACCGATCCCAGGTCATTGAGCTTGCTGAGATATTCAAGGCAAAGATCAATGATGTCACCTCTTCTACCATAACCCTTGAGATGACCGGAAGCCTTGACAAGATTCAGTCCTTCCTGGATTTGATGGCCCCATTCGGGATTGTGGAGATGGCCAGGACCGGTATCACGGCCCTGGAGAGGGGTGCAAGGGCGCTGAGCTCGATCGGTTTCAGCGAGGATGAAGAATAA
- the cimA gene encoding citramalate synthase, with protein MHKIDLFDSTLRDGSQGEGISFSVEDKLKIVKALDSLGVAYIEAGNPGSNPKDLEFFHRAEQLSLSHATLVAFGSTRRKNSTAADDPNLKNLASVKTKVVSIFGKSWKLHVTDVIRTTPEENLAMIRDSIQFITESGSEVFFDAEHYFDGYLDDSEYAKATLQAALDGGASTLVLCETRGGLIPSEVARITAETAEAFPGIPLGIHAHDDIGCGVASSIAAVESGAIQVQGTLLGFGERCGNANLATVAGILGTKLGMDCLCGESLEQLTATSRQVAEIANVRIIGGAPFIGKSAFAHKGGMHIDGVQKNPLSFEHIDPLQVGNERRLLMSEVAGRALMLKRIARVMPDLDKDDPVTVSLMDELKQLEAEGYQFEGAESSFDLVIRRHLKMYKPYFSLVHYQTIGSSPYADPLSDATHAAVVKVKVGGESAITAAEGEGPVNALDQALRKVLEQFYPTLKRVHLTDYKVRVLDSAGATASKVRVLIESTDGNETWTTIGVSRDIIEASWFALSDSIEYKLIAEGIEPSVE; from the coding sequence ATGCATAAGATAGATTTATTTGACTCAACCCTCCGTGATGGGAGCCAAGGCGAGGGAATCAGCTTCTCGGTGGAGGATAAGCTGAAGATTGTGAAGGCCTTGGATTCACTGGGAGTTGCCTACATTGAGGCAGGTAATCCTGGATCGAATCCCAAGGACCTGGAGTTCTTCCACCGCGCTGAGCAGCTCTCCCTCTCCCATGCAACCTTGGTCGCCTTTGGTTCCACGCGGAGAAAGAACAGCACTGCAGCGGACGATCCCAATCTGAAAAACCTTGCTAGTGTAAAAACCAAGGTGGTATCCATCTTCGGCAAGAGTTGGAAGCTCCATGTCACTGATGTGATTCGCACCACGCCTGAAGAGAACCTTGCGATGATCCGTGACAGCATACAGTTCATTACTGAGAGCGGAAGTGAAGTGTTCTTCGATGCTGAGCACTACTTTGATGGATATCTCGATGACAGCGAGTATGCAAAGGCTACCTTGCAGGCTGCCCTGGACGGGGGAGCCTCCACCCTGGTGCTCTGTGAAACCCGTGGTGGCTTGATACCCAGTGAAGTAGCGCGTATCACTGCTGAGACTGCAGAGGCTTTCCCTGGAATCCCTCTCGGAATCCATGCTCATGATGATATTGGCTGCGGCGTTGCCAGTTCCATAGCTGCAGTTGAATCTGGTGCCATTCAGGTACAGGGAACCTTGCTCGGGTTTGGAGAGCGATGCGGAAATGCAAACCTTGCAACGGTTGCAGGAATTCTCGGGACCAAGCTTGGTATGGATTGTCTCTGTGGAGAGAGTCTTGAACAGCTGACGGCAACCAGCCGGCAGGTTGCTGAGATCGCAAACGTCCGCATCATTGGTGGGGCTCCCTTCATCGGGAAGAGTGCCTTTGCCCATAAGGGTGGCATGCATATCGATGGGGTGCAGAAGAACCCTCTCTCATTTGAACATATCGATCCTTTACAGGTTGGCAATGAACGCAGGCTCCTGATGAGCGAGGTTGCCGGAAGGGCCTTGATGCTTAAGCGAATCGCCCGAGTGATGCCCGACCTTGACAAGGACGATCCGGTTACGGTGAGCCTCATGGATGAGCTCAAGCAACTTGAGGCAGAGGGCTACCAGTTTGAAGGAGCCGAGAGCAGCTTCGATTTGGTGATCAGACGACACTTGAAGATGTATAAGCCCTATTTCTCACTGGTACACTACCAGACCATCGGCAGCAGCCCCTATGCGGACCCACTCAGCGATGCAACCCATGCCGCTGTTGTCAAGGTAAAGGTAGGGGGAGAGAGTGCCATCACTGCCGCAGAGGGTGAAGGTCCGGTCAATGCCCTTGACCAGGCACTGAGAAAGGTTCTTGAACAATTCTATCCAACCCTCAAGCGCGTACATTTGACCGACTACAAGGTAAGGGTCTTGGACTCGGCTGGAGCAACTGCCAGTAAGGTAAGGGTTCTCATTGAGTCCACCGATGGAAATGAGACTTGGACCACCATCGGGGTCAGCAGGGACATCATCGAGGCCAGTTGGTTTGCCTTGAGTGATAGTATCGAGTATAAATTAATTGCCGAGGGAATTGAGCCCTCGGTTGAATGA
- a CDS encoding helix-turn-helix domain-containing protein has product MSYSVVFVEDEQIVREEIVSSIRWDLLGLELVGTASDGLSGENLIKEKEPDIVITDIRLPAQDGLTMLSNCPVNHAIILTGHADFSYMKSAIRLGVFDYLLKPIDDEELEETLASLVRKLQEEDREYEDLKKKEHSQSELIPLPKQAGNHVINATIAYIAETYSEPVGLQEAAAYLDLSESHLSRLFKEVTGLNFLQYLNAYRINQSAIMMKDPKLNISEIATNCGFPTPGYFAKIFKRFIGKTPTQFRDEVDTL; this is encoded by the coding sequence ATGAGTTACAGTGTCGTGTTCGTAGAAGATGAGCAGATCGTCCGTGAGGAGATTGTCTCCTCGATTCGATGGGACCTCCTTGGTCTGGAATTGGTAGGCACCGCCTCTGACGGACTGAGCGGAGAGAACCTGATCAAGGAAAAGGAGCCCGATATCGTCATCACCGACATTCGCCTCCCTGCCCAGGATGGACTTACCATGCTCAGCAACTGTCCTGTAAACCATGCCATCATCCTGACCGGACATGCCGACTTTTCCTATATGAAGAGTGCTATCCGCCTTGGGGTATTCGACTACCTGCTTAAGCCAATCGATGATGAGGAGCTGGAGGAGACACTCGCCTCCTTGGTGAGGAAATTACAGGAAGAGGATCGCGAGTATGAAGACCTGAAGAAAAAGGAACATTCGCAAAGTGAGCTCATACCGCTTCCCAAGCAAGCTGGAAACCACGTAATCAACGCAACCATCGCCTATATCGCAGAGACCTACTCAGAACCGGTAGGTCTTCAGGAGGCAGCAGCCTACCTCGATCTTTCTGAAAGTCATCTCAGTCGTCTCTTCAAAGAGGTCACTGGATTGAACTTCCTGCAGTACCTCAATGCATACAGGATAAACCAGTCGGCCATCATGATGAAGGACCCCAAGTTGAATATCAGCGAAATTGCCACCAATTGTGGATTCCCGACCCCAGGCTACTTTGCAAAGATCTTCAAACGCTTTATCGGTAAGACCCCGACCCAGTTCAGGGACGAGGTAGATACCCTCTAA
- a CDS encoding 2-isopropylmalate synthase: protein MEKDRIYIFDTTLRDGEQAPGYSMNLEEKIRMALQLEALGVDILEAGFAIASPGDFASVQAISKEVKDVTVASLSRALERDIEVAWEAVKHARRPRIHTFLATSDLHLEFKLKMSREDALKRSAAMVKFARNLTDNVEFSLEDATRTDLDYMCKVVEEVIKAGATVVNLPDTVGYATPDDMTRMVSTVMNKVPNVDKAILAVHCHNDLGLAVANSLAGLKAGARQAECTVCGIGERAGNAAVEELVMAIRTRNDDYPFSYQVRTEEISRSSRLLSQITGVKPNPSKAIVGANAFAHESGIHQHGMMANSLTYEIMTPESVGVMTTSLVLGKHSGQHAFEKRLIDLGYALGKEEVKTLFSEFKNLADRKKTITDRDLIALVETSSQSSPVIWELERFVVNSGNLMTSTACVTLRKGEKTYQEVALGTGPVYAALRAVEKIIRHPFSLEDYSLQAVTEHRDALGEVHVKITDGHGMYRGRGVSTDVIEASILSCLAAVNRMLDEASSISGGGSLKPTTSPSFENDMLRSHSDKEKDRGDA, encoded by the coding sequence ATGGAAAAGGACAGAATCTATATCTTTGATACTACACTGAGAGACGGCGAACAGGCTCCTGGATACAGCATGAACCTGGAAGAGAAAATTCGCATGGCCCTACAGCTAGAGGCCCTCGGTGTGGATATCCTAGAAGCCGGGTTTGCCATAGCGTCTCCCGGTGACTTTGCCAGCGTTCAGGCTATCAGCAAAGAGGTGAAGGACGTCACCGTCGCCTCCCTCTCAAGAGCCTTGGAGAGAGATATTGAAGTAGCTTGGGAAGCGGTGAAACACGCAAGAAGGCCCAGGATTCACACCTTCCTCGCAACCAGCGACCTCCATCTGGAGTTCAAGCTGAAGATGAGCCGCGAGGATGCCTTGAAGCGTTCCGCCGCCATGGTGAAGTTTGCTCGTAACCTTACCGACAATGTTGAGTTCTCCCTGGAGGATGCAACAAGGACTGACCTTGACTACATGTGCAAGGTTGTTGAGGAAGTGATCAAGGCAGGGGCAACTGTAGTGAATCTGCCGGATACCGTCGGGTATGCAACCCCTGATGACATGACCAGGATGGTTTCCACCGTCATGAACAAGGTACCCAATGTGGACAAGGCCATCCTTGCAGTCCACTGTCACAATGATCTGGGCCTTGCAGTCGCCAATAGCCTTGCTGGATTGAAAGCTGGAGCACGCCAGGCAGAGTGTACCGTCTGCGGTATCGGCGAGAGAGCAGGCAATGCAGCTGTTGAAGAGTTGGTGATGGCCATCAGGACCAGAAATGATGACTACCCATTCTCCTATCAGGTACGCACTGAGGAGATATCCCGTTCAAGTCGTCTGCTCTCACAGATCACCGGTGTCAAACCGAACCCTTCCAAGGCAATTGTAGGTGCAAATGCGTTTGCCCATGAGAGCGGTATCCACCAGCATGGCATGATGGCAAACAGCTTGACCTATGAGATTATGACCCCGGAGAGTGTAGGGGTGATGACTACCAGTCTTGTGCTGGGTAAGCACAGCGGGCAACACGCCTTCGAGAAGCGTCTCATTGATCTTGGCTATGCGTTAGGTAAGGAAGAGGTGAAGACCCTCTTCTCAGAATTCAAGAATCTCGCAGACCGAAAGAAAACCATCACCGATCGTGATCTTATTGCCTTGGTGGAGACTTCCAGCCAGAGTAGCCCGGTAATCTGGGAGCTTGAGCGTTTTGTGGTCAACAGTGGCAATCTGATGACCAGTACTGCCTGTGTCACGCTGCGAAAAGGGGAGAAGACCTACCAGGAGGTTGCACTCGGTACCGGTCCAGTCTATGCAGCACTCAGGGCAGTGGAGAAGATTATCCGTCATCCCTTCAGTCTGGAGGACTACAGCTTGCAGGCAGTCACCGAGCACCGGGATGCTCTTGGAGAAGTCCATGTGAAGATCACCGATGGACATGGTATGTACCGTGGACGTGGTGTAAGCACCGACGTTATCGAGGCTTCGATTCTCAGCTGTCTTGCTGCAGTGAACCGTATGCTGGATGAGGCATCCTCGATCTCGGGTGGGGGGTCACTCAAACCCACCACTTCACCAAGTTTTGAGAACGACATGTTGCGTTCTCACTCAGATAAGGAGAAAGACCGAGGTGATGCATAA